Part of the Candidatus Bathyarchaeota archaeon genome, CGTACCTCTAGAGGGTTGTATCTTTCTATAGGTGTCTGAAATTGTGTGCGGGAATTTTGTGCATCCAAATCGGAACACCGAGAAAAGAATGATAATTTATCTTGATATAATTAGTTTATTACCTATACATCTTTATCCATAATCAATATTGTAAAAAATAAGAAAGCCATCGTAGTTTGCAAAATTTCCAATAGCATTTATTCAATTTCAAGAGACATGTAACAATGCCTTTAGCTTATTTGAATTACTAATTTCGGAATCTGATTTAGAAGTCACAACATTTAATGGCGTTTTTGCCGCCTTAAACTATCAAGGTCGCCGTATGGAACTCGACGTTAACCCATCAGCAGTAGGCGCAGTTCTAATCTTAATGGCAGCAGCTTCTCTTTTTACCATGTTCAGCCTAACACAGATAAACTACATAGTCCATAATGACCTTTACAACTACGGTTTGCAATTCAACTATAGATGGGCAATGCCCTACTGGGTTTTCTCTGGAATAGTTTTTGGAATGTCTTGGGTGAACATATCTCTATCAATAATTGTTACTTTGTATATTTTCAAGAAAACTCGAAAACCCGCATCAGCTTCTGAAATCACTCATCAAGCCGAGAAAATAAAAGCAGCAACACAACTTAAAGAGGAAAAGGAACAAAGAAAACTAAGTGAATACGTTGAACCTCAAAAAGAAGAGTTAACAGCGCCAAAAGAAGAAACCGAAGAAACATCAAGCGAAGAAATCATTGAAGAAGAAGTTAAGCAACCTGAGGCAATGGAGTCAATGGAGGTACAGGAAATGCAGACTGATCAACAAAAGACGGAAGAAGAGATTGAACCAAGCGAAGAAAACGAAGAAGCACCTGTTCCAATAGAAGATATTGAACAGCGACAGTCAATTCTCTAAAAAAGCTGTGGGGTTTCTTTTTTAGAGATAACTTCTATAATCCAAACCTTACTCATAGTTTTTGAATGATACAGTGTTTCGTAGACGTAAAAACTCTTTCAGGGTTACAATTACACGCTAGTAATAATTATTGTTGCTTCATAACGTTAAATTGCCAAGTCCACTAGCATGTTAAGGGATAAAGTTGACTTCCAAAAAGGCTTTTGCAGTTTGGATACTTATCATATTTGGTTTCTTAGCTACTTTAGGCACTTTTCACGCGTGGATTTCGTGGCAGACTGGAGGCGCCAGCATGATCCCCATTCTTTCATTCCAAATAGAAGTCACTACCTACTTCGTTGCAACTCTGACAATGACTTTCTCTTTCATAGGAGCAGTTTGCTTCGTGGTTTTTCGCAGCGAATCATTGGACTTGCCATTACACCAATTAGGTAAAGATTTTGAAGAAAAACTGGATGTGAAAAGTGAGGAAATTAAAGATTCAACCGATGAGGCTCTCACAAAGCTTGGGCTGAGAGAATTCCAGTTAAAAGAAAGCATGAAAGCATTGCAAAAAAAACTTGGGGAATCGGACAATAAGTTGAAAAAAAGCATAGATAATCATGAAAAAACCTTTGGAACAATGCAAAAGAAGCTGATGAAAATCGAACAGAAAATAGACAAAATTCAAACTGCTCAAAAGGATTTGCCCAAATTAGAAAAGAAACTAAATACCATAGAGTCTATTGAAAAAGACTTGAAAAATATTCGAGAAATCATGGAGAAAATTGATTCCGTTCCCGAACCCTACCTAACTAGCACTGATGAAATGAAAGCAATTGAAGGAAAACTACTGAAACGAGGCACAGTTCAACAGTTAAAGCTGAGCGGCATAGAGAAAATTGAAGACTTGCTGTTGAAAAGCCCTGTGGAAATAGCGTTGACAAAGACTATGACTGAGAGTGAAGCAAATAGCTTGCAA contains:
- a CDS encoding DUF4332 domain-containing protein encodes the protein MTSKKAFAVWILIIFGFLATLGTFHAWISWQTGGASMIPILSFQIEVTTYFVATLTMTFSFIGAVCFVVFRSESLDLPLHQLGKDFEEKLDVKSEEIKDSTDEALTKLGLREFQLKESMKALQKKLGESDNKLKKSIDNHEKTFGTMQKKLMKIEQKIDKIQTAQKDLPKLEKKLNTIESIEKDLKNIREIMEKIDSVPEPYLTSTDEMKAIEGKLLKRGTVQQLKLSGIEKIEDLLLKSPVEIALTKTMTESEANSLQSVIQLLMIPGVQHEDAVLLLKSGVNSKQELALQDTFSLGARISKVAELYIEEGKIKETEKPSLEKVASWIKWAKTQ